The genomic segment CCCGCGGCCTCACCGAGGCACTGGACCTCGTGCGCGCCCACGCCGCCGCCCGCCCCGGCGACCGGGTGCTGCTCGGCCACGGCTGGGACGCCGGCGACTGGCCCGAGGGCCGGCCGCCGTCCCGCGCCGAACTGGACGCGGCCACCGGCGGCCGACCGCTCTACCTCAGCCGCGTCGACGCCCACTCGGCCGTCGTCACCGGAGCCCTGCTCGACCGTGTGCCCGGCGTCACCGCCCTCGCCGGCTTCCGGGACGACGCGCCGCTCACCGAGGACGCGCACCACGCCGTACGGCGGGCCGCCCTCGCCGCCGTCACCCCCGGTTCCCGGGCCGACGCCCAGCGCGCCGCCCGGGCCCACGCGGCCTCCCGGGGCATCGGCTCGCTCCACGAGTGCGCCGGGCCCGACATCTCCGGTGAGGACGACTTCACCGCGCTGCTCGCCCTCGCCGCCGCCGAGCCCGGCCCGCGCGTCGTCGGCTACTGGGCCGAACCCGTCGCTGATGCGAAGGGAGCGGAGAGGATCCGGAGCCTGGGGGCCGTCGGCGCGGCCGGTGACCTCTTCGTCGACGGCTCCCTCGGCTCCCACACCGCGCATCTGCACGAGCCGTACGCGGACGCCCCGCACACCGGAGCCGCGCACCTCGGGGCGGACGAGGTCGCCGCCCATGTCACGGCCTGCACGGAGGCGGGACTCCAGGCCGGTTTCCACGCCATCGGCGACGCCGCGCTGAGCACCGTCGTCGCGGGCGTCCGGGCCGCCGCCGGCAAGCTCGGCCTCGACCGGGTACGGGCCGCGCGGCACCGCGTCGAGCACGCCGAGATGCTCACCGCCGAGACCATCGCCGCCTTCGCCGAGCTGGCCCTCACGGCCTCCGTGCAGCCCGCGTTCGACGCGGCCTGGGGCGGCGAGGAGGGCATGTACGCCCAGCGGCTCGGTGCCGAGCGGGCCCGGACCCTCAATCCGTACGCCGCGCTGCTGCGCGCCGGTGTGCCGCTCGCGTTCGGCTCCGACAGCCCGGTCACCCCGTTCGATCCGTGGGGCACCGTGCGCGCGGCCGCCTTCCACCGCACCCCCGGGCACCGCATCACCGTGCGCGGCGCCTTCACCGCCCACACCCGGGGCGGCCGGCGGGCCGCCGGCCGGGACGACGCCGGTGTCCTGGTCCCCGGCGCACCCGCCGACTACGCGGTGTGGGAGAGCGGCGACCTCGTCGTCCAGACCCCGGACGAGCGGGTGGCGGCCTGGTCCACCGACCCCCGCTCCGGCACCCCCGGCCTGCCCGAACTCCTGCCCGGCGGACCGCTGCCGGTCTGCCTGCGGACGGTGGTGGGCGGCCGCACGGTCCACACCCGCCCGAACGAGTGATGTGCCGGAGTGCCGTCCGGGTGCCGTGCGACGGGCCGGACCCGCCCGGCCTTTCCGCCGCTACCTGCGCATCTTCACCCCTGACCTGCTGGGTTGCCAGAACGACGCAGGTCGGACGAGTGTTGACAGAAAGCGGTTGGCGGCCGGTAGGTTCGGCCGCGTCCACCACAGGACGTCCGACCGGGGAATCTCCGCGCAGTCGTCGAGCGCCGCTGGGCCACGGGTGGTGCGCCGGCACGGTGTGCCGCCACTGGGAGCCAGGTCCAGCCACCGCGCCACGGGACGGGGGAGGATTCCGGCCGGTCGGCAGGTGCGACCCGGGTGGGGCCCGGACGCTCAGTAGACAACGGCTTCGGTCGGCCCGCAGCCAGCGGGTCCCGGGTCGGCCCGAAGGGCACCGGGCCCCGCCGTAGCGCTTGCCGCCGCGGGGTGCCCCGCCGTTCCCGGGTCCCCGGTTTCTCCCGCTCTCCCGCCTCTCCGCCCGTGAGGGCGCGGTGGGGTGCCTGCTCTCCGCCGCGGTCCGCGGCCCGTCGCGCGACGCCCGCATGGCCCTGTGGTTCCGCGCCGCCCTTCGGCGCTCCCGTGTGCCTCCCGCTCGGTCCGTCCCCTCGGTTCGCCCGCGTCCCCTCCGCGCGAGTGCGCTCGCGCGATGCCCGCGAGCCCCTGGTGACGGCTGAGGAGTACCGGCAGGACTCCGCCTTTCGGGGGGCGGCGGGGTACCGTCACCTCATCAGCGCACGACCTGCAGGAAGGCACGCCACCGTGCATTCGGGCCCCGCCACAGACACGGACCGCCCCTCCGGGGACCGCCCGCCCGCCGAGGGTGCCGCGGAACCCGGCCGGCCCGCCGCCGGGCCTGCCGCGGCGCCCGGCACCGGGCCCGCCGCCGGGTCCGGTGCGGCCGCCGTTCCGGCCCGGACGGGGCGGCTGCGCCGGACGGGGCGGCTGGTACGGCGCGAGGCGCCCCGGAGCGCGCTCGCCGCCCTGAGCGGGCTCGGCCTGGCCCTCGCCTTCCCGCCGTACGACCTGTGGCCGCTCGCCCTGCTCGCCGTCGCCGCGCTCAGCCTGCTGACACGCGGCCGCACCGCGCGCCAGGGCGCCTGGACCGGATTCGCCTTCGGACTGCCGTTCTTCTTCGTCCTGCTGCGCTGGCTCCACGTCATCGGCTATGACGCCGTGTTCGGGCTCTCCGTCATCGAGGCCCTGTTCCTGAGCGCGCTCGGCGCGGGGCTCGCGCTGACGTCCCGGCTGCCGCTGTGGCCGCTGTGGGCGGCCTGCCTGTGGGTCGCCGAGGAGTGGGCCCGGGACCGGCTGCCGCTCGGCGGCTTTCCGTGGGGACGGCTGGCGTTCGGCGTCACCGGCTCGCCCTATCTGCCGCTCGCCGCGCTCGGCGGCGCGGTGCTCGTGACCTTCGCCGTCGCGCTGAGCGGCGCCCTGCTCGGCTCCGCGGCCCTCGCGGCGGCGCGGCCGCGGCCCGGCCGGCGCACCGGCCCGGACGGGGGCGGACCCGGCGGCCCGGATGCCGCGGAGGGCCCGGACGGCCCGGACGGACGGGACGGACGGGACGGTTCGGAGCGCTCGGGCGGCGGGGAGGCGGCCCCGCACACCGGCAGCCCCTCCCGTTCCCGCGCCGTCCCGGCCCGCCCCGTCCTCCGGCGGGCCGTCCCGCCCGCCGTGCTGGCCCTCGCCGTGGCGCTGGCCGGGTACGCCGTCCCGGTGCCCACGGAGGCCGACGACACCGCCCGGATCGCCGTCGTCCAGGGGAACGTGCAGCAGCCCGGGATGGACTTCCTGGGCCGCCCCATGCTGATCCTCAACAACCACGTCGAGGCCACCCTCGACCTGGCCAGGGACGTCGAGGCCGGCCGGGAGCAGCGCCCGGACCTGGTCATCTGGCCGGAGAACGCCTCCGATCTCGATCCCTTCCGCTACCCGGAGGCGGGTGCCCGGATGGACGAGGCGGCCCGCGCCGTCGGGGTGCCCATCCTCGTCGGGGCCCTCGTCGACCACCCCACGAAGGAGGGCTACGTCGAGAACCAGGGCATCGTCTGGGACCCGGAGACCGGCCCCGGCGCCTCGTACACCAAGCAGCACCCGGTGCCGTTCGGCGAGTACGTGCCCTTCCGCGACCAGCTCAGCAAGGTCATCACCCGGCTCCAGCGGGTGCCGCGCGACTTCTACCCCGGTGACACCACCGGCGTGCTGCAGACCGGACCGGCGCGGCTCGGCGACGTGATCTGCTTCGAGGTCGCCTACGACGAGATCGTCCGCGACACGGTCAACGCCGGCGCCCGCGCGCTCGTCATCCAGACCAACAACGCCACCTACGGCCGCACCGGCCAGCCCGAGCAGCAGCTCGTGATGTCCCGGCTGCGTGCCGTCGAGCACGGCCGCGCCGTCGTCACCGCCGCCACCAGCGGCATCAGTGCCGTGGTCCGGCCGGACGGTGTGATCGACCAGCGCACCGAGGAGTTCACCCGCGACGTGATCACCGCGGACCTTCCGCTGCGCGACGACACGACCGTCGCCGACCGAATGGGAGCGGCGCCCGAATGGGCGCTCGCTATCGTGGGCCTCCTGTCCTGCGCCGCCGCGATCGCACTCGGCCGGCGGGGACGTACGGACCGGAGGGGATAGCAGTGGCAGACGGCGGACAGCGGCGGTACGGCCCGCTCGGCACGGTTCTGGTGATCATTCCGACCTACAACGAGGCCGGCAACATCAAGCCGATCGTGGGCCGGGTGCGGTCCGCCGTACCCGAGGCCCATGTCCTCGTCGCCGACGACAACAGCCCCGACGGCACCGGCAAGCTCGCCGACGAGCTCGCCGCCGGGGACGAGCAGGTCCATGTGCTGCACCGGAGGGGCAAGGAGGGCCTGGGCGCCGCCTATCTCGCGGGCTTCCGCTGGGGCATCGAACAGGGGTACGACGTCCTGGTCGAGATGGACGCCGACGGCTCGCACCAGCCGGAGGAACTGCCCCGGCTGCTCACCGCGCTCAAGGGAGCCGATCTGGTACTCGGCTCCCGCTGGGTGGCCGGCGGACGGATCGTCAACTGGCCCCGCTCCCGGCAGCTGATCTCCCGCGGCGGCAGCGTCTACTCCCGGCTGCTGCTGGACGTCCCCGTGCACGACGTCACCGGCGGCTACCGCGCGTTCCGTGCCGGGACGCTCACCGGGCTCGGCATGGACGACGTGGCCTCGCAGGGCTACTGCTTCCAGGTCGACCTGGCCTGGCGCGCGGTGAAGGCCGGGTTCCACGTCGTCGAGGTGCCCATCACCTTCGTCGAGCGGGAGATCGGCGACAGCAAGATGAGCCGCGACATCTTCGTCGAGGCGCTGTGGCGGGTCACCGCCTGGGGCGTCGGTTCCCGGGCGCAGCGCGTGCTGGACCGCGTGAACCGCGCCGCCGCCGCCCGCCGGGAGGGTTAGGACCTCTCGTCCCGGGCCTCTCGTCTCGTCCCGGGGCCTCTCGTCCGGACCGAGCCGGGCTCGCGGTCCGACCGCGGCCGGGCCCCGTGCGGAGTCCCGGCTTCCGGGAGGCTCCGCGCCAGGTTTTCTCCGGGGCCGCATGGGCATTCGGGGTGCATGGTACAAATCGGCTACACCATGCTGACCGAACAGGCCGGCCCCCGTGAGCTCGTCGGACACGTGGTCCGCGCCGAGGAGGCCGGATTCGACTTCTCCGTCACCTCCGACCACTACTTCCCCTGGCTCGGGAGCCAGGGCCACTCCCCGCACGCGTGGACGGTCCTCGGCGCCGCCGCCCAGGCGACCTCCCGCATCCCGCTGATGACGTACGTCACCTGCCCGACGATGCGCTACCACCCGGCGGTCGTCGCACAGAAGGCGGCGACCCTGCACCTCCTCTCCGAGGGCCGGTTCCGGCTGGGCCTGGGAGCGGGGGAGAACCTCAACGAGCACATCACCGGCGGCGGCTGGCCCGCGGCGGACGTGCGGCACGAGATGCTCGAAGAGGCCGTGGACATCATCCGCGCGCTCTTCGGGGGCGGTTACGTGAACCACCACGGCGCCCACTTCGACGTGGAGTCCGCCAAGGTGTGGGACCTCCCGGACGAACCCCCGCCCATCGGCATCGCCGTCTCCGGCGACCAGTCCTGCCAACTCGCGGGCCGCCTCGCGGACTTGGTGATCGCCGTCGAACCGAAGCCGGAACTCCTCGACGCCTTCGACCGGTACGGCGGCGCCGGCAAGCCCCGGGTGGGGCAGGTGCCGGTCTGCTACGACCCCGACCGGGAGACGGCGGTGCGCCGCGCCCACGAGCAGTTCCGCTGGTTCGCCGGGGGCTGGAAGGTCAACGCCGAACTGCCCGGTCCCGCCTCGTTCGAGGCGGCCACCCAGTTCGTCCGCCCGGAAGACGTGGCGGAGTCCATCCCGTGCGGCGACGACGTCTCCGCCTTTGTGGAGGCCGTACGGCCGTTCGCCGAGGCCGGGTTCACCGAGGTGGCCCTGGTACAGGTCGGCGGCGAGAGCCAGCACGCCTTCCTCGACTGGTCGGAGAAGACCCTGCTGCCCGCACTGCGCGAGGCCCTCTGAGGGCGGACCCCCGCCCTTGGGACACCCGCGCCCTTGGGACACCCGCGCCCTTGGGATACCCGGGAACACCGAAGCGGTGCGACCGCCTCCGCCGGCCCGGCCCCCTGAGCCGCGAGCCGGCCGGGAGCGGTCGCACCGCTGCACGCCTGCACGCTGCCGTGTGCGGCGTCTGCCCTGTCCGCCGCCCCGGCGGCACGCGGCGGCGGACACGGTGGCACCGCACAGGACGGAGCTCCCGGCCGGGTCTGCCGCCCGTCCGGGAGCTCCGCCTCCGCTAATCCGTTCCGTTCTGGTCCGCGTTCTGGTCCGTTGTGGTCCGTCAGCCCGACGGCTCCTCGGGTTCGCCCCGGTCGTCGTCCGCGGGGTGTTCGTCGCGCCGCCGCGCACCCGCTTCGTCCGGGTCCGGCAGATTCTCCCGCGAGGAGTCGGCCGCTTCGGCCGGAATCTTTCCCTCCCACTTGTCGGCCGCCTTGTCGTGGCCGCCGACCTGCTGGTCGGGCAGGTCCCGGGGGACGGCGTGGCCGCCCGCCCCGGGTTGCTCGGAGCGTCGTTCCGCCATGTCCGGGTCCTCTCTCTGGTGCTGGATGGTGCTGGACCGTGTGGAGCGCGGGTACCCGCGCCGGTACCGGTCATGCGGTGACGGCTGCCCCGGACGCCCTGGTCCGCGCGGCCCCGTCCCGCCGTTCAGGCCGCGGTACGGGCGCGGCGGCGCTCCCGCTCACGGCGCCGGTGCATCGAGCGCCGCTCGTCCTCCGAGGTGCCGCCCCAGACCCCCGAGGTCTGGCCGGTCTCCAGGGCCCAGTCGAGGCACGCGCCGACGACCGGGCAGCTCTCGCACACCGCCTTCGCCGCCTGCTCCTGGCGCAGGGCCGGGCCGGAGCTGCCCACGGGAAAGAACAGGTCTGGGTCGGTATCGCGGCAAGCCGCGTTCAGACGCCAGTCCATGAATGCCACTCCGTTCGGTTCGTATCGGTTTCTGATCGGATGCGCTCTGTGCCGGTTCTTCTCCGCGTACCCGGTGCCGGACTGCCAACTCGTCCGTCCCGCCGCCCGGATCGCACGGTCACCAGGCACACTGGAGACATGACGACCGGCGTACCGCACCGACAGGAAGAGCCCCCGGGCCGTGGCCCCGGATCGACCGCCGCCCGGACCGGGCGCTCACGGCGCCGGAGCCTGGTGCCCCTGGCCGTGGCCGCCTGGGTGGTGCTGGAGATCTGGCTGCTGACCCTGGTCGCCGACGCCTTCGGGGGCCTGACCGTTCTGCTGCTTCTGCTCGCGGGCCTGGTGCTCGGCGCGTATGTCGTGAAGCGGGCCGGCCGGCGCGCCTGGCGGGGGCTCACGGAGAACCTCCAGCGCGGCACCGCGCCGGGCGCACCGCCCGCCGAGGGGAGCAGGGCGAGCGGCAACACCCTGCCCATGCTGGGCGGGTTGCTGCTGATGATGCCGGGGCTGGTCTCCGACGTGGCGGGCCTGCTCTGCCTCTTCCCGCCCACCCGGGCGCTGCTGCGCCGCTCGGCCGAGCGCTCACTGAGCCGGCGGATGTCCGCGGCGGGGCCGGGCGGTCTCGGCGAGGCCTTCCAACAGGCCCGGATGCACCGGCCCGACGGCAAGGTCGTCCAGGGCGAGGTCATCCACCGCGACGGCGAGGACGGTCACGGTGAGAACGGGGACGGGGAGGGGAAGAGCGGCCGGGGCGGCGAACCCCCGCTGCCCCGCTGAGCGGCGCCCCGGGCACACGAAGGACCCGGACCACCATCCCGTGGTGGTCCGGGTCCTTCGTCTCTGTGCTGCCGTGCCGCCGTGCCTCGTCCGGCGCGGGCCGTGCTACCGCCGTCAGGCGGACTTGCGGTTGTCCCGGGGATGCACCGCGATGTTCATCGCACCGGAGCGCAGGACCGCCAGCCGCTCGGCCAGCACCTCCTCCAACTCCTCGCGGGTACGCCGCTCCATGAGCATGTCCCAGTGCGTCCGCGCGGGCTTGCCCTTCTTCTCCTCGGGGCCTTCGCCGTCCACGAGCAGGGCCTGGGCCCCGCACACCTTGCATTCCCACTCCTGCGGAATCTCCGCCTCTACCGAGAACGGCATCTCGAATCGATGGCCGTTCTGGCATGCGTACTCCACCGCCTGGCGCGGGGCCAGATCGATGCCGCGGTCGGTCTCGTAGCTGGTCACCACAAGTCGCGTGCCGCGGAGAGCTCGCTCACTCATGAATTGTGCCTCCCGGGCTTGTCGCCCACAGGACAGGTGTCGCTGTCGTCGTCATCCGGTCAACGTCCGGTCGGCGGTAAAGATTCCCGTTGCGGGACATGCGTCGCCCGTCGTGCCGCCCCTTGTTGTACCCACCGTGGCCCGGTTTGTCACATCTGGCAGGAGATGTCACCCAGTGCTTCTCCTGATTCAGCTTGCAGTAACGGTCCGCCCTGTGGTCAAAGGCGTACACTACCGCTCCACCGTCGTCCGCGTTAAATCCGGTCGGGCACCGGGTTCCCCGCGGCGGCCACCGCGCGCCGTACGGGCAGCCGCGCCAGCAGCAGGAAACCGAGCGCGAAGAAGACCACCAGCGAGATGATCGCGTCCCGGTAGCTGCCCGTCAGCTGATACGTCAGACCGAACAGCAACGGGCCCAGCCAGCTTGTTCCCCGGTCGCTCATCTCGTAGGCCGAGAAGTACTCCGCCTCCTTGCCGCGCGGCACCAGCTGGGAGAAGAGCGACCGCGACAGCGCCTGGCTGCCGCCCATCACCAGCCCGATCGCCGCCGCCAGCGCGAAGAACCACACCGGCGCGCCCGCGGGCAGGAAGTACCCGGCGGCGACGGTCAGGGTCCAGGCCGCGAGCGAGCCGAGGATGGTGCGCTTGGTGCCGTACCGGGCGGCCAGCCTCCCCATGCCGAGCGCCCCGAAGACCGCGAGCACCTGCACCAGCAGGATGGCGAGGATCAGCGTCGTCTGGTCCAGGCCCAGCTCCTCCGAGCCGTAGACCGACGCCTGCGAGATCACCGTCTGCACACCGTCGTTGTAGAGGAGATACGCGACGAGGAAGAGCAGGGTCAGCGGATGCCGCCGCATGTCCCGCAGGGTGTCGCGGAGCTGGCGCCAGCTCTGCCCCACCGAGCCCGCCCGGACGGGGCCACCGGCCCCGGCGGCGGGGACATCGGCCGCCGGCGGCCGGTCGCGGAGCCGGCGCAGCGGGACGATGGCGAACAGGCCCCACCACAGCCCGGCCGAGGCCAGACAGATCCGTACCGCCATGCCCTCGGAGATCCCGAGCGAGGCGTGGCCCGTGTACAGCGCGAGATTGGCCAGCAGCACCAGCGCACCGGAGGCGTAGCCGAAGGCCCAGCCCCGCGAGGAGACGGCGTCCCGTTCCCCGGGCGCGGCGATCTGCGGCAGGAAGGCGTTGTAGACCACCATGGCCACCGAGAACGAGGCGTTGGCCACGACCAGCAGGAAGCCGCCGAGCAGATAGCGGTCGCCGGAGAGGAAGAACATGCCGGTGGTCGCCGCCGCGCCCAGGTAGGCGAAGAGGGCCAGCACCGGCTTCTTGCGGCCGGTCCGGTCCGCGACCGCCGCGGCCAGCGGCATCACCACCACCGAGACCAGCACCGACAGCGACACCGCGTACGCGAAGTAGGAGCCCGCCCGCACCGGTATGCCCAGCGGGTGCACATAGCCGCTCGCGTCGGCCGCGGCCCGGGCCACCGCCGTCAGATACGGGCCGAGGAACACGGTGACGACGCTGGTGGAGAAGACCGAGACCGCCCAGTCGTAGACGTACCAGCCGCGCTGCTCCCGCCTGCGCTCGGCGGCCGCCGCCGGGCCGGGCGCGTCCGCCGGACCGCCCGCTCCGCCGGCGGTCAGCGGATCACCGCCACCGGGCCCGAGACCCCCGCCGCCGCCCGCCGGGCCGGGGGGTGCGGTGGTGTCCGCGCCGCCGGCTCCGCCCGTGATCTCCGCGCCCATGCGGCCCCCTCGCCCCGACCGTCGCCGCGGGGGTCGCGCCGCCGGGGCACGCCCGGGTCAGGCCCAGGCGCCTCGTTCGGTCAGCACCGTGCGCAGCGTCTCGATGTGATCGGTCATGATGCCATCCACCCCGAGGTCCAGAAGCGCCGCCATCCGCCCCGCGTCATTGACCGTCCACACGTGCACCTGCAGGCCCAGGGCGTGCGCGGCCCGTACGAAGGCCCGGTCCACCACCCGCAGCCGCCCGTGCCGCTCCGGCACCTGGACGCAGACGGCACTGTGGCGGGAACGCGCCGGGAGCCGGTACGAGCGCAGCCGCAGGCCGAGGACGCCCCGGGTGCCGAGCGACGTCGCCAGGCGCGGGCCCCCCAGGAGCTGGGCCCGGGCCACCCGCGCCTCGGAGAAGGAGCCGACGCAGACACGGTCCCAGGCGCCGGTCCGGCGCAGCAGCCCGATCAGCGGGGCCAGGGCCGCCTCGGCCTTCACGTCCACGTTCCAGCGGGCCTCCGGGAACTCCTCCAGCAGCTCCTCGAACAGCGGCAGCGGTTCCGTTCCCCCCACCCGGGCCCGCCGCACCCGGGACCACGGCAGCTCCGCTATCGCGCCGCGGGCGTCGGTGACCCGGTCCAGGGTCGCGTCGTGGAAGGCGACCAGCGCGCCGTCCGAGGTGGCGTGCACATCCGTCTCCAGATAGCGGTAGCCCGCGGCGACCGCCCGCCGGAAGGCGGCGTGGGTGTTCTCCAGGCCGTCCGCCGCACCGCCGCGGTGGGCGAAGGCGAGCGTGGCCGGATGGTCGAGGAAGGGATGGCGCACGGCCGGGTTCGGTCTCACGGCGGCAGTATCGCCGCCCCGGTGCACCCCGCGGACACCGGGCGGCCGGGCGGCGGGGCGGCTCCGCCCGTGCCCGTCCCGGCGTGCGCGGGTGACGTTCCGGCGTGCGCAAGGTTCGTTCCGGCGCCGACGGGCGTTGACGGCGAGCCCCCCGGGCGCGGGTGCCGGCCCGGGGGAACGGAGTGCCTCAGCCGGCCTCGCGGCAGCCGGTCTCCACACCCCCGGCCGTCGGCGCGCTCTCCGTCCGTGCGCTGTCCGTCCGTGCGCTGTCCGGCGCCGGGGCCCGGTCCTCCGCGCCCGGCGCTGCCGTCGTGCCGGAGACCCCGTTCCACCCGGGGACCCCTTCCGCGCCGGGCCCCGGGCCCGCCGCCTCCACGGGCGCCCCGGCCTGCCCCGGGACCGTGAACACCCGCAGGAAGAACTGGGCCAGCGGGCCGATGGCCAGCGCGTACGCCACCGTGCCCGCGCCCACCGAGCCGCCGAGCGCGTATCCCGTGGCCAGGACCGCCAGTTCGATACCGGTGCGGATCAGCCGCAGCGAGCGGCCCGTGCGCCGGTGCAGCCCCGTCATCAGTCCGTCCCGCGGACCGGGGCCGAAGCGGGCCGCGATGTAGAGACCCGTCGCCGCCCCGTTGAGGACGATCGCGGCGGCCAGCAGCGGGACCCGCACCGCCATCCCCCGGACGTCGGGTGCGAGGGCGAGGGTGGCGTCCATCGCCAGCCCGATCACCACCACGTTCGAGACGGTGCCCAGGCCCGGCCGCTGCCGCAGCGGCACCCAGAGCAGGAGCACCGCCGCGCCGGTGAGGATCAGGACCGTCCCGATCGACAGGCCGGTGCGCTCGGCGACGCCCTGGTGGAAGACGTCCCACGGGTCGAGGCCGAGCTCGGCGCGCACCATCAGCGCCACGCTCACCCCGTACAGCACCAGGCCGGCATAGAGCTGGACAAGCCGCCGTGTCAGCCGGCGGTCCCCCGTTGTGGGCACGTGTGACTCCCTGATGGTGATGGACGAGTGGTGCTACTGGCCTGGCGCGTGGCAGTCTGTGGCCCGGGACCTCGGCGGTTCCATGGCCAATTTCGGGAAGGTGGACCGGGAAGATGGGTCAGTGGACCTCGGCGGTGGGGGCCGCGCAGCTCGCCCGGCTGCTCCGCTCGCAGAACCACGGAGGCAACGGCACCACGGCCCCGGCCGGCCGCCGGGCGCCGGTCTACCGCGCCCTCGCCGACGGCGTGCGGCTACTCGTCCACGAGGGCCGGGTGCCCGTCGCCGCCCGGCTGCCCGCCGAGCGGGAGCTGGCCGCGGCGCTCTCCCTGAGCCGTACCACCGTCGCCTCGGCCTATGAGGCGCTGCGCGCCGAGGGCTTCCTGGAGTCGCGGCGCGGCGCCGGAAGCTGGACGACCGTCCCGGCGGGCAGCCCGCTGCCCACCCGCGGTCTCGACCCCCTGCCGCCGGACGCCGCCGAGACGATGATCGACCTCGGCTGCGCGGCCCTGCCCGCCCCCGAGCCCTGGCTGACCCGCTCCGTCGAGGGCGCGCTCGGCGAACTGGCGCCCTACGCCCACACCCACGGCGACTACCCGGCCGGCCTCCCCGAACTGCGGCAGGTCCTCGCCGACCGCTACACCGCGCGCGGCATCCCGACCATGCCCGAGCAGATCATGGTCACCACCGGGGCCATGGGCGCCGTCGCCGCCATCTGCCATCTCTTCGCGGGACGGGGTGAGCGGGTGGCCGTCGAGTCGCCCAGCTACGCCAACGTGCTGCAGCTGATGCGCGAGGCCGGCGCCCGGCTCGTCCCCGTCGCGATGGCCGACGGGCTGGCGGGCTGGGACCTGCCCGCCTGGCGCGGGGTGCTGCGCGACGCCGCGCCCCGCATGGCCTATGTGGTGGCCGACTTCCACAACCCCACCGGGGCGGTGGCGAGCGAGGACCAGCGGCGGCACCTGGTGGCGGCGGCCCGCTCGGCGGGCACGGTGCTCGTCGTGGACGAGACGATGGCGGATCTGCGCCTGGACGAGGACTTCGAACTCCCGCGCCCCGTGGCCTCCTTCGACCCGGCGGGCAGCACGGTCGTCACCGTCGGCTCGGCCAGCAAGGCGTTCTGGGCCGGGATGCGCATCGGCTGGGTGCGCGCGGCACCGGAGATCATCCGTTCCCTGGTCGCCGCCCGCGCCTACGCCGACCTCGGCTCGCCCGTACTGGAGCAGCTCTCCGTCAGCTGGCTGATGCGCGGCGGCGGCTGGGACGAGGCCGTGGCGATCCGCTGCCGGCAGGCGCGGGAGAACCGGGACGCGCTGGTCGCCGCGGTGCGGCGGCACCTGCCGGGCTGGGAGTTCTCCGTCCCGCACGGCGGACTCACCCTCTGGGCGCGCACCGGCGGCCTCTCCGGCTCGCGGATCGCGGAGGCGGGGGTGCCGCTGGGGGCCAGGGTGCCGTCGGGGCCGCGCTTCGGTGTGGACGGGGCCTTCGAGGGCTACGTCCGGCTGCCGTTCACGGTGGGCGACGCGGTGGCCGACACGGCGGCGGCCCGCCTCGCGCAGGCGGCGCGGCTGGTCGAGACCGGGGCGACGGGCGCGGCCGCGGCGGCGGACTCACGGAGCCTGGTGGCCTGACGTCTGCGGCGGTCCGGCCGTGCCGGCCATCCGGCAGCCACCCGGCCGGCGACCCGGCGCCGCGCGGCGTGCGGGCGCCCGGCCCGCCGCCTCAGTGGTCCGCCCGCGCCGGGGCGGTCATGTCTCCCGGTGCGGAGACCGGCTCCGGCAGCAGCGCCAGCACGGCCAGCCGGTCGCCCTCCGTGCACTCCTCGTCGTACGGATCCGGGGTCGCCGGCACCTGCAGCCGGTGCACCGGGCCGTGGCCCAGCCGTGCGTAGCCCCGCCCGGGCGGCACCTCCGGCGGCGGCGTGGTGTGCGGCGGGGTACCGAGCACCGCCGCGATCTCCTCG from the Streptomyces xinghaiensis S187 genome contains:
- a CDS encoding amidohydrolase translates to MNDRSPLQADDDRTVLLRGGTVHSPADPFATAMVVERGRVAWVGSEGAADAFADGVDEVVRLDGALVTPAFTDAHVHLTATGLALTGLDLSGARGLTEALDLVRAHAAARPGDRVLLGHGWDAGDWPEGRPPSRAELDAATGGRPLYLSRVDAHSAVVTGALLDRVPGVTALAGFRDDAPLTEDAHHAVRRAALAAVTPGSRADAQRAARAHAASRGIGSLHECAGPDISGEDDFTALLALAAAEPGPRVVGYWAEPVADAKGAERIRSLGAVGAAGDLFVDGSLGSHTAHLHEPYADAPHTGAAHLGADEVAAHVTACTEAGLQAGFHAIGDAALSTVVAGVRAAAGKLGLDRVRAARHRVEHAEMLTAETIAAFAELALTASVQPAFDAAWGGEEGMYAQRLGAERARTLNPYAALLRAGVPLAFGSDSPVTPFDPWGTVRAAAFHRTPGHRITVRGAFTAHTRGGRRAAGRDDAGVLVPGAPADYAVWESGDLVVQTPDERVAAWSTDPRSGTPGLPELLPGGPLPVCLRTVVGGRTVHTRPNE
- the lnt gene encoding apolipoprotein N-acyltransferase; its protein translation is MHSGPATDTDRPSGDRPPAEGAAEPGRPAAGPAAAPGTGPAAGSGAAAVPARTGRLRRTGRLVRREAPRSALAALSGLGLALAFPPYDLWPLALLAVAALSLLTRGRTARQGAWTGFAFGLPFFFVLLRWLHVIGYDAVFGLSVIEALFLSALGAGLALTSRLPLWPLWAACLWVAEEWARDRLPLGGFPWGRLAFGVTGSPYLPLAALGGAVLVTFAVALSGALLGSAALAAARPRPGRRTGPDGGGPGGPDAAEGPDGPDGRDGRDGSERSGGGEAAPHTGSPSRSRAVPARPVLRRAVPPAVLALAVALAGYAVPVPTEADDTARIAVVQGNVQQPGMDFLGRPMLILNNHVEATLDLARDVEAGREQRPDLVIWPENASDLDPFRYPEAGARMDEAARAVGVPILVGALVDHPTKEGYVENQGIVWDPETGPGASYTKQHPVPFGEYVPFRDQLSKVITRLQRVPRDFYPGDTTGVLQTGPARLGDVICFEVAYDEIVRDTVNAGARALVIQTNNATYGRTGQPEQQLVMSRLRAVEHGRAVVTAATSGISAVVRPDGVIDQRTEEFTRDVITADLPLRDDTTVADRMGAAPEWALAIVGLLSCAAAIALGRRGRTDRRG
- a CDS encoding polyprenol monophosphomannose synthase, yielding MADGGQRRYGPLGTVLVIIPTYNEAGNIKPIVGRVRSAVPEAHVLVADDNSPDGTGKLADELAAGDEQVHVLHRRGKEGLGAAYLAGFRWGIEQGYDVLVEMDADGSHQPEELPRLLTALKGADLVLGSRWVAGGRIVNWPRSRQLISRGGSVYSRLLLDVPVHDVTGGYRAFRAGTLTGLGMDDVASQGYCFQVDLAWRAVKAGFHVVEVPITFVEREIGDSKMSRDIFVEALWRVTAWGVGSRAQRVLDRVNRAAAARREG
- a CDS encoding LLM class F420-dependent oxidoreductase; the encoded protein is MVQIGYTMLTEQAGPRELVGHVVRAEEAGFDFSVTSDHYFPWLGSQGHSPHAWTVLGAAAQATSRIPLMTYVTCPTMRYHPAVVAQKAATLHLLSEGRFRLGLGAGENLNEHITGGGWPAADVRHEMLEEAVDIIRALFGGGYVNHHGAHFDVESAKVWDLPDEPPPIGIAVSGDQSCQLAGRLADLVIAVEPKPELLDAFDRYGGAGKPRVGQVPVCYDPDRETAVRRAHEQFRWFAGGWKVNAELPGPASFEAATQFVRPEDVAESIPCGDDVSAFVEAVRPFAEAGFTEVALVQVGGESQHAFLDWSEKTLLPALREAL
- a CDS encoding WhiB family transcriptional regulator produces the protein MDWRLNAACRDTDPDLFFPVGSSGPALRQEQAAKAVCESCPVVGACLDWALETGQTSGVWGGTSEDERRSMHRRRERERRRARTAA
- the fxsA gene encoding FxsA family membrane protein; the protein is MTTGVPHRQEEPPGRGPGSTAARTGRSRRRSLVPLAVAAWVVLEIWLLTLVADAFGGLTVLLLLLAGLVLGAYVVKRAGRRAWRGLTENLQRGTAPGAPPAEGSRASGNTLPMLGGLLLMMPGLVSDVAGLLCLFPPTRALLRRSAERSLSRRMSAAGPGGLGEAFQQARMHRPDGKVVQGEVIHRDGEDGHGENGDGEGKSGRGGEPPLPR